The genome window CGGTGGTGAGCACTTGCGCCACGGCATCACCTAATCCGCCGTGCCGGTTGTGCTCTTCGCAGGTCACCACGCAGCCGGTCTTCGCCACGGAAGCGATGATCGCTTCAGCATCCAGCGGCTTGATGGTGTGCATGTTGATCACTTCTGCCTTCACGCCTTCCTTGGCCAGTTGCTCTGCCGCCTGCAACGTGTGCCAAACCAAATGCCCGCAGGCAATCAAGGTCACCTCGCCGCCTTCAACGAGCACCTGCGCCTTGCCGATCTCGAAGGGCAGTTCAGCCGGAATGAATACGGGCCACTTCGGGCGGCCGAAGCGCAGGTAGCAAGGGCCTTGGTGCGCGGCGATGGCGAGGGTGGCCTGCCGGGTCTGGTTGTGATCCGCTGGCACGATCACGGACATACCTGGCAGCATGCGCATCAGTCCGATGTCCTCGAGGATCTGGTGCGTGGCGCCATCCTCGCCCAGGGTGAGGCCAGCGTGGCTGGCGCAGATCTTCACGTTCTTGCCGGCGTATGCGATGCTCTGTCGCACCTGGTCGTACACGCGGCCGGTGCTGAAATTGGCGAAGGTGCCGGTGAAGGGGATCTTGCCGCCGATGGTGAGGCCCGCAGCGATGCCCATCATGTTCGCTTCAGCGATGCCCGCTTGGAAGAAGCGATCCGGGAATTCCTTCTCGAAGGCATCCATCTTCAGCGATCCGGTAAGATCCGCGCAGAGCGCCACCACATCCGGGTTGCTGCGGCCGAGTTCGAGCAGCCCGGCACCGAAGCCGCTGCGGGTGTCCTTCTGATCGAGCACGGGGTAGTTCATGGTTCTGTGCCGAGGCCTCGGCAAGGGTGTTGGCTAGAAGTTGATGGTGGCGCTGCGCCCGCTTTCAATGGTGATGTCCTTGTTCAGCGTGAGCTCCGTGCGGCGCGCGAATCCGCTGCGGTAAGTGACCGTGTAGATGCCCGGCTGCAGGCGGAACTGATTGCGCGCGTTCCCTGGATCCAGGTCTGTCACCCACACGAGCTCATCACCTTGCTTCTGGAAGATGCTGCCTGGCCCTGGCGCCTGGGCTTGAATATTCAGCACCCCGGATTTGGGCACCACGATGTCCGTTGACTTGCCCTGCTCAACCAGCACATCGGTGATCAGCGTGCGCGGCAGCGTGAGGACCTCCAGATCGTAGGAGCCGACGCGCAGGCGTTGGCTGCGGCCCATGTCCATGGCCATCAAGGTGCCCGGTTCGCCCTTGCGGCGCACGATGCAGCTTACCTGGCTCGCATCGGCCGGACCGTTGCCCATGCGCAGAGCCAGCGTGCCCATGCCGGCATCCACAGCGATGATGGTATGCGCCGGGTCGCACGGTGACGTTCTCCCGCACCGACGGCGGAACCGTATGGGCCGTGATCCGGTAGGTGAAGATGGGGTCGATGCTGAGCGTGTCCGGGAGGCCGCGATCGGTGAGCGTGTGCTCCATGTGGTAGCGCTGCTGCCCGGTCTTCTGATCGTAGAGCGTCACGGCCACGTCGGTCTCGGTGGGCTTGCCGTCCGCGGTCATGAGGCTGATCTGCGCGGTGGTGCTGTTGAGGGCTTGGGTCACCACCACGTCGAGCACATGGGCGAAGAGCTCCGGTGTGCTGGCATCGTAGTAGTTGCCCACGCATTGCAGGGCGAATCTGTCCATCTCCGTAAGGCCTACGCCGATCACGAAGGGCTTCAGCACGATGCCCTTGGCCTGCAAGGCGCGGCTCACGGCGCAGGGATCCTCGTCGCAGGCCTCGATGCCATCGGTGATGAGGATGATGATGTTCCGCACCGGACGCGCGCCCTTGCTCTTGTCGAGCTCCGGGAAATCCTTGGCGGCTTTCTCCAGCGATCGGGCAATGGGCGTGGTGCCCAAGCAGCGCGTGGCCATCAGCTTCTTGCGGATGTCCGGGATGGCATTCGGCGCGAAAGGCACTTCGAGCGCGTGTCGTCGCAATCCTGTTTGCCTGGGGCGATTGGTGTCTGGTGCCCATAGAGGCGCAGCGCAAGCTCGAGGTCGGGCTGGCCCTCCAGGCGCTTCAAGCTGGAGAGCAGCAGTTCACGCGCGGTGTTGATCTTGGGCTGGTTGCCCCAGAAGGCGTTCATGCTGTTGCTGGCATCGAACACGAAGAGCATGCGCGTGAGCGGCGGCTGGGGTGCCTCTTGCTGGGCGAGCAGGCGCGATGGATGAGCGAATAGCAGGCTGGTGATGGCCAATGCCACGAAAAGCAAGATGCCGTGGGAGCTGCTGGTGGTGCGCATGTTCCTCACCTTCGCCAAGCCCATGCCATCCCGGCGCAGAGGCGCAGGGGGCTTCATTCCGTGAGGAGCTGGCATGGCTCAGTAGTCGCCCAACGTCTCTTCGAGCTGGCCCAGTGCGCTGGCCAGTTGCGCATCGTTCGGGGCGATGCCGTGCCAGGCGTGGCTGTTCATCATGAAATCGACGCCCTGTCCCATCTCGGTGCGCATCAGCACCATCACGGGCTTGCCTTTGCCGGTGCGCCGCTTGGCCTCGGCCATGCTGGTGAGCAGCTTATCCATATCGTTGCCGTCGGTCTCCAGCACATCCCAGCCGAAGGCCAGCCATTTGGCGCGCAAGTCGCCGAGCGGCAGGACATCGTCCACGTCGCCATCGATCTGGCGACCGTTGCAGTCAATGGTGCTGATCAGGTTATCGACCTTCTTGCCAGCAGCGAACATGGCTGCTTCCCAGATCTGGCCTTCCTGCAGCTCGCCGTCGCCGTGCAGCGTGTACACCAAGGCATTATCGCCGTTGAGCTTCTTTGCCAAAGCCGCACCGATGCCCACGCTGAGGCCCTGGCCCAGGGAGCCGCTGGCCATGCGCACGCCGGGCAGGCCTTCGTGCGTGGTGGGATGCCCTTGCAAGCGGCCATTGATCTTGCGGAAGGTGGCCAGTTCGCTCACTGGGAAGTAGCCGCTCCGCGCCAGCACGCTGTACCAGACCGGGCTGATATGACCGTTGCTCAGGAAGAAGAGGTCCTGGCCGCGTCCGTCCATGTTCCACGCCTTGGGATCGTGGCGCAGGATGCTGAAGTACAGGGCGGTGAAGAAATCGGCGCAGCCCAGTGAACCTCCGGGGTGGCCGCTCTGGCACGCATGCACCTGCCTGACAATGTCACGGCGCACTTGCGACGCGATGCGTTGGAGCTCGCTAACGGAGCTGGCGGCGGAAGTGGCCACGACAGGTGATGATCGCATGCGCGTAAGACTGGCCAAAAGTAGCCGGGTGCCTCGGCGGCCTTGTCCGTGTGAAGAACTTTTGAAAAGAGCCGAACCACGCTGATGCTCGCGGGCAACGCCGAGGGTGCCCGGAGTTGTCTTATCCCCGTCCGGTGCTTTTGGTTTTGGACCGGTTCGTCAAGGAGCGGGGGCCTGATAGGCCCCCGTTCCTGTTTTCCCACGATGCCTTTCCTGCGGTTCTGCGCGCCGCTCGTTGCTGGTCCAGTTGAAGGGCAGCCTGCATCAGGCTCTGGTTCTCCTGAACGCAACAGCCCCCGCGCTGTTAGGCGCGGGGGCTGCGTTGATTGCGTTGTCGGAGCTTACTTCTGAATCACCAGGCGCTCGTTGTAGCTCTGGCTGCCGGCGGTGATGCTCACCATGTAAAGGCCGTTGGCGAGCGAACCGTTGAGATCGAGCACGGTGTTCACGAATCCATCCTGCACCGCGATGGTGCGGGCGATGGCGCGCTTGCCGTAGGCATCGAAGATGTCAATGGTCACGGTCTCCACGCCTTCCTCCACGCTGTTCACGTTCAGCATGACCTGATCGCCGCGGTTCGGGTTCGGGAACAGGGCCACGCGGGCCTCGTTCGCAGCGCCATCGCCGCCCTCTTCAGCCAGGCCGAAGCTGCAGGTGGTGGTGAGCAGGCACATGTCGCCCCAGAGCGGATCGCTCACGCTGTTGGGGTTCGGGGTCACCACGCACCAGGTGCTGCCGTTGTTGAAGCTGGCGCGCACATCCACCTCGTAGGTCTTGTTGCAAGCAAGGCCGTTGGTGTTCACCCAGTATTGCCCGGTGGCGCTGGTCTTCAGGATCACCACGTTCTCAGCAGGCAGGCGGAAGCGGAACTGGTAGCGGTTCGCGCTCACCCAATTGCAGTTGGCATTCATGCGGCGTACCGGCCGGGCATGCACCAGCGAGGTGGTTCCGATGGTGCGGGTCTGGCCGCAGCTCAGGTACTGGTTGGCGGGCAGGTCCATGAGCTTGGTGCGCGGGCACTGTGCCAGCACATCGTTCACCATGAAGCGGCATGCGCTGCCCCATGATTCATAGATGCCATTCACGCGACCGCGGACCTTCACGTTGTAGAACACGTTCTGCTGAAGCTGGTTGCCCAACCACGCATTGATCTGGAAGTGGCAGGCGCGGGTGGCGCTGGCCGGCAGTCCATTGCTGGTGTTGTGGCTCTGGAAGCGCTTGAAGCTGTATCCGCCGTTCGGGGCGTACCACCACATCTGGTAACCGCTGTTGGCGTTGTTCACGCCGTATTCAGCGCTCACGTCGGTGTTCTCATTGGCCACCACGAACTCTCCGCCGCAGGGGCTCACCTTCCAGTCGAGCCTATCGCAGCTGGTGTAGATCAGGCGGTCGCTGCCCAAGGGCAGGCAGAAGCCCTCGTTGCCGTTAATCTGGCTCACGCTGCCTGAAGTGAATCCGCCGTTGCCGAAGATGTCGCGGGAGTTGTCGATGATGCGGCGCTGGGTACCATCGCCTTCACGCAGCACATAGCCTCCGCCCACGATGCCGTCACCGCCCGCATCCATCACCACCAAGTAGTAGCAGCCGTCAGGCAGGCAGCTCTCGTTCGTCCATGCCGCATTGTTCGGCAAGGTGTTGGGGCCCACGTAGTACATGAGGGTGTTGGTGCCCTCCTGGCGGAACTCGTAGGAGATATCGTCGCCGTTCGCATCGGTCTGCACCTCCAGGTTCACCTCGTTGGTGCCGTAGTAAACGGTGATGTCTTCGGTATCCGTGCAGCCCAGCGAGCTCACCTCGATGTTGTAGGTCGTGGTGGCATTGATGTCGATGGCCGTTACGCTCGGCGTATTGTCAATACCGCCCAGGAAGGTGCCGCCGGTCCACGAGTACACGATCTGGTCAACGCCTCCCGTAACGTTGATCACGTAGTCCTCGGTCTCACCGAAGGCTCCAAGCACACAGGGGTCCACCTGGGCATAAGTGAGTCCATAGACGCACCGCACGCGCATGCGTGTTGGGCCGTTGAAGGCGGTGAGGGGAATCGTGACATTGCCGGCCGTGGTCTGGGGTTCCGGCGTCACGGCGAGGCGCTCCAGCACGCGCTCCGTGTTCTCAAAGACGCCGTTGCGGTTGTAGTCGATCCACACGGAGAGGTTCTCATCGTCACCGTCCGTGGTCACGCTGATGGGATAGGTGGAGCCAGCGACCACGTTGCCCTGTGGCGTGCTCAAGTTGATGTACCCAGCGGCGATATCGCAGAGCGAGGTCCGGTTGATGCCTGCGAAGGTCACGTTCCCTACATAGTCCGGGAAGGTGCAGCCTGT of Flavobacteriales bacterium contains these proteins:
- a CDS encoding transketolase family protein; translation: MNYPVLDQKDTRSGFGAGLLELGRSNPDVVALCADLTGSLKMDAFEKEFPDRFFQAGIAEANMMGIAAGLTIGGKIPFTGTFANFSTGRVYDQVRQSIAYAGKNVKICASHAGLTLGEDGATHQILEDIGLMRMLPGMSVIVPADHNQTRQATLAIAAHQGPCYLRFGRPKWPVFIPAELPFEIGKAQVLVEGGEVTLIACGHLVWHTLQAAEQLAKEGVKAEVINMHTIKPLDAEAIIASVAKTGCVVTCEEHNRHGGLGDAVAQVLTTARPAPQELVAVYDSFGESGTPDQLLKKYGLMPADIVAAARRAIARA
- a CDS encoding VWA domain-containing protein → MRRHALEVPFAPNAIPDIRKKLMATRCLGTTPIARSLEKAAKDFPELDKSKGARPVRNIIILITDGIEACDEDPCAVSRALQAKGIVLKPFVIGVGLTEMDRFALQCVGNYYDASTPELFAHVLDVVVTQALNSTTAQISLMTADGKPTETDVAVTLYDQKTGQQRYHMEHTLTDRGLPDTLSIDPIFTYRITAHTVPPSVRENVTVRPGAYHHRCGCRHGHAGSAHGQRSGRCEPGKLHRAPQGRTGHLDGHGHGPQPTPARRLLRSGGPHAAAHADHRCAG
- a CDS encoding transketolase, whose protein sequence is MRSSPVVATSAASSVSELQRIASQVRRDIVRQVHACQSGHPGGSLGCADFFTALYFSILRHDPKAWNMDGRGQDLFFLSNGHISPVWYSVLARSGYFPVSELATFRKINGRLQGHPTTHEGLPGVRMASGSLGQGLSVGIGAALAKKLNGDNALVYTLHGDGELQEGQIWEAAMFAAGKKVDNLISTIDCNGRQIDGDVDDVLPLGDLRAKWLAFGWDVLETDGNDMDKLLTSMAEAKRRTGKGKPVMVLMRTEMGQGVDFMMNSHAWHGIAPNDAQLASALGQLEETLGDY